Genomic DNA from Pigmentiphaga litoralis:
CGGATCGGCAGATAGCCCAGGTCATGCAGCGCCGCAATGTGATCGACGGGCACCGCACCCACGCCCAGGGCGGTGTCCATGCGGCGCTGGTATTGCCGCACCGCCCTATCTTTCGGGATGTTGAAGAAGCCTTCGTCAAAGGTTTCGATCAGGAATTCCTTGATGAAGCCTTGCAGGCCGACGAAGACTACCTTGCCTTCAAAGGGGGCAAGTCCCGAACGCAGCACCGGAGCCAGCCGGTCCGACCGCGCCGTGAAGTTGGAGTACACGCTTTCCGTGCCCTCCGGATACTGGAAGATGTGCCCGCTTTTATAGAAGTCGATCTGGGTCAAGGGATTGATACGGCTCATGGCAGCCTCGCTATATAGTTGTTAGTTACGATTTACGACTTAGTAGTGCAAATGTGGGAGCGTCCAGGTTCAGGAATCGATACGTCCCGCGCCTGCGCAGGATCCGCGCAATACAGGCCGCCGCTTTCCGACCATTGCGCCTCATCCCGCGGAAAGGCGGTATAGATCCGGGCATAGTCCCTGAGCGGCGCCAGACCCTTGGTCAGCAATCCATGCGTCACGTACAGGCTGATCGGTTGATCCGTGTACTGACGAAGCACCGGTGCCAGGGCGGCGAAGGTGCCTCCCCCATCACAGATGTCGTCGACCACCAGCAGCGGAAGGGCAGGCACGTCGCCCTCCACATAAGGACGGGAAAGCCGTCCGGTCCGCGCGTCCCGCGTCTTGCCGCAGAACACCACCGGCAGGCTGAAGGCCTGGCCCAGCGCTTCGACCCGTTTGTGCGCGCCTGCATCCGGGGCCACCAACGCGATGGGACCCCGGGCGACCATGCGGCCGATCACGGCCTGCACATAGTTGCCAACCTCCATCACCTGGACGTTGTCCAGCAGCGCCGGCCCGGCCAGGCTGTGCGGATCGCAGATCACCACCCGGTCCAGCTTCATGGCATTGATCAGCGCACTGAACACCTTGACGGACAGCGGTTCGCCCGCGGTGGTGACCCGATCCTGCCTTGCATACGGCAGATACGGCAGCACCAGTTCCACCCCCGCACGCGGCCCGACCAGGCGGCGCAGCGCATCGTTCACCAACAGCAGGTTCATCACCGCCGCCGACGAATAGATGCGGGCGTCGATGGAATAGGTGCGCCCTTCCCCGGCGATGTCGCCGTCCAGCCAGACATGCTGTTCCCCGCCCGGGAACGTCAGGAAACGCATGGGAATGGCAACCGGGGCGTTGGCGGCGTCGCGGTACCTGAGCGAAATGCGGGAAAAGTCGGTCATGTCGTGCTTCCGGTGGGGGTGGGCTGCGGCGAGCTGCAACGAATCCGCTGCCCGTCATGCGCCGTTCGTTATGTGTTAGTTGCGAATTACGATTAAGTCTACGCCGAATCATGATCGTGTCAAGCCACCGCACCGGTGCGCAGGTTCACGCGCAAAAAAACAGGACGCCGATCCCTCCGGCATCCTGTTCCTGACATCCCTGCACGACCGGCACGCCCGGGCACTGCCGCGACCGCCGGCACGCCCAGGCATCACCGGATACCGAATCACGGCATCATGGCGCCTGGCAGCTGAAGTTGGCCGCCACCTTCACATCGCCCGTGCCCTTGTACTTCGCGATCTGGGGGTATGGGCACAGGGGCCGCGTGCGGCCGTCGTTGGCGCTGGCCACCACGGTGTTGGCCGCAGTGGTGCCGTCAGGCGCCACGCCCTTCTCCACCCAGTTGGCCAACGCGTCCATCATGCTGAAGTTGCCGGTGCCGGTGCCGCCCGTGCAATGGTCCACGCCCGGGATCATGTACATCCGCGCGAACTTGTCGACTTCGCCGGCGCCCATCCTGGTGCGGATGGCGTTCCAGTAGTCGATGCTCAGGACCGGGCTGATCAAGGAATCGGCCCAGCCGTGATACATCAGCAGCTTTCCGTTGCGGTTCTGGAAGGGCTTCAGATTCGTTTCGAACGCGTCATAGATCGGGCGCAGTTTGGTGCGCGCGGTCAGCGGGTCCAGATCGAAGTTGAAGGTGGCAAAGTCGTAGTTCGGGTTCACGAACAGCGGATAGCGGATGTAGTCGGCCCAGCTGCCTTGCGGCGCGGTCGGCGTCGTCAGGTTGGTCGGCCAGAACGTGCCCGTTTCCAGACCGACCGGATAGGGCACCGCCACGGTGTCGCCCGATGGCGTCTTGTGGCCCTGGTACATCGCGCGCAGCGCCGTTACCTGGGTCGGCTTCAGGCAGGTGGCCGCCTCTCCCACCGCGCCCGTGCATTGCACTTCGGCCGGATCGAAGGTGCACAGGCGCGGATCATCCAGCACGCCATCCACCAGGTGATCGATGCCCGGTTTGCCATCGCACTTGGCCAGCACGGCCTTGTTCACCTCGGCGTACTGCGCCTTGGTGATCGCGCCCGCGCCATTGTTCTCGAACTGCTTGTAGGCCACCCAGGCCTGCGACGCCATGTTGGTCGTCCAGTCGCTGGTATGTGCGCCGGCAATCACG
This window encodes:
- the prs gene encoding ribose-phosphate diphosphokinase; this encodes MTDFSRISLRYRDAANAPVAIPMRFLTFPGGEQHVWLDGDIAGEGRTYSIDARIYSSAAVMNLLLVNDALRRLVGPRAGVELVLPYLPYARQDRVTTAGEPLSVKVFSALINAMKLDRVVICDPHSLAGPALLDNVQVMEVGNYVQAVIGRMVARGPIALVAPDAGAHKRVEALGQAFSLPVVFCGKTRDARTGRLSRPYVEGDVPALPLLVVDDICDGGGTFAALAPVLRQYTDQPISLYVTHGLLTKGLAPLRDYARIYTAFPRDEAQWSESGGLYCADPAQARDVSIPEPGRSHICTTKS
- a CDS encoding tannase/feruloyl esterase family alpha/beta hydrolase, with product MTTPHPIKPLARHVSMAIALAITVAGCGGDDNDDTPVPPVQPTAAQSCTSLQTMKTAEFEVTGVTTTLVNASTTAPFTVPTTTGTVTTPFCRVEGTAKSNAASNIKFELWLPVKERWNGKFAGTASGGSAGSISYGTLAAHYRLDYASIAHDNGHVSTGFDQTWAYDPATKSLKMEQIVDWASRAQHVVTVVGKQMTAAFYASAPKYAYYNGCSQSGHHGMMEVQRYPDDYDGVIAGAHTSDWTTNMASQAWVAYKQFENNGAGAITKAQYAEVNKAVLAKCDGKPGIDHLVDGVLDDPRLCTFDPAEVQCTGAVGEAATCLKPTQVTALRAMYQGHKTPSGDTVAVPYPVGLETGTFWPTNLTTPTAPQGSWADYIRYPLFVNPNYDFATFNFDLDPLTARTKLRPIYDAFETNLKPFQNRNGKLLMYHGWADSLISPVLSIDYWNAIRTRMGAGEVDKFARMYMIPGVDHCTGGTGTGNFSMMDALANWVEKGVAPDGTTAANTVVASANDGRTRPLCPYPQIAKYKGTGDVKVAANFSCQAP